One genomic segment of Brachyhypopomus gauderio isolate BG-103 chromosome 19, BGAUD_0.2, whole genome shotgun sequence includes these proteins:
- the cdh7a gene encoding LOW QUALITY PROTEIN: cadherin-7a (The sequence of the model RefSeq protein was modified relative to this genomic sequence to represent the inferred CDS: deleted 2 bases in 1 codon) produces the protein MSRRRGLWTGLALFMMVQWEVGCWGMTLNSVPLHSAPRGPQGVGPGAPPPRHKRNWVWNQFFVLEEYTGDDPLYVGKLHSDVDRGEGRVKYVLSGEGATTIFTIDENTGDIHATKRLDREEQAYYTLRAQARDRATDLPVEPESEFVIKVQDINDNEPRFPDGPYQAQVPEMSPVGTSVVEVKASDADDPTYGNSARVVYSILEGQPYFSVEPKTGIVRTALPNMDREARDQYLLVIQAKDMGGQMGGLSGTTSVTVTLTDVNDNPPRFMRKSYQFPVSESLPVASVVAKIKALDSDTGPNAEMEYRIIEGDGLGVFRIEPDKDTQEGVIVLQKSLDFETKTSYTLKIEASNRNIDPRFRAHGPFSDMATVRLAVDNVDEPPVFAAPLSRMAVSEAARVGTVVGTVSALDPDSTNSPIRYSIDRNTDLERFFNIEAATGIISTAKPLDRELNAVHNITVLAVESLDPTQVGKGVTLITVMDVNDNAPVFALEYETFLCENGGPGQVIETISAVDKDAPPSGHRFFFSLSPEAAGNHNFTLRDNKDNTASVLTKRGAFQRREQAVYRLPVLIVDSGSPALSSTNTLSIRVCDCDQDGTPHACGSEAFLLSAGLSTGALMAILACILTLLVLVLLIVTVRRRKKEPLILDEDRDVRENIVRYDDEGGGEEDTEAFDMVALRNLNAARDGKARRDVTPEVPALYLSRPPPYRLAPDSGIFREFIWERLKEADVDPTAPPYDSLQTYAFEGSGSVAESLSSLESLSSDSEQNYDYLSDWGPRFKRLADLYGRADNATPFSS, from the exons CTGCACTCTGATGTAGACAGAGGGGAGGGCAGAGTTAAGTATGTGCTGTCGGGGGAGGGAGCCACCACCATTTTCACCATCGACGAGAACACGGGCGACATCCACGCCACGAAGAGGCTGGACCGCGAGGAACAGGCGTACTACACGCTGCGAGCGCAGGCCCGAGACCGGGCCACCGACCTGCCCGTCGAGCCCGAGTCCGAGTTCGTCATCAAGGTGCAGGACATCAACGACAACGAGCCCCGATTCCCAGACGGGCCGTACCAGGCCCAAGTCCCCGAGATGTCTCCCGTCG GCACGTccgtggtggaggtgaaggcaAGCGACGCGGATGACCCCACGTACGGAAACAGCGCCAGGGTCGTGTACAGCATCCTGGAGGGACAGCCCTATTTCTCTGTGGAACCCAAAACAG GTATTGTGAGGACAGCCCTACCCAACATGGACCGTGAGGCAAGGGACCAGTATCTCCTGGTCATCCAGGCGAAAGACATGGGCGGCCAGATGGGCGGTCTCTCGGGGACCACGTCCGTGACCGTCACCCTGACCGACGTCAACGACAACCCTCCGCGCTTTATGCGAA AATCCTATCAGTTTCCCGTGTCCGAGTCTCTGCCTGTGGCGTCAGTGGTGGCGAAGATAAAGGCCCTGGACTCAGACACGGGACCCAACGCCGAGATGGAGTACAGGATTATAGAAGGGGACGGCCTTGGGGTGTTCAGAATCGAGCCAGACAAAGACACCCAGGAAGGGGTCATAGTGTTACAGAAG AGTCTCGACTTTGAAACGAAGACGAGCTACACTCTAAAAATCGAGGCGTCCAACAGAAACATCGATCCACGCTTCCGCGCCCACGGACCGTTCAGCGACATGGCGACGGTGCGGCTGGCCGTGGACAACGTGGACGAGCCGCCCGTGTTCGCCGCTCCCCTCAGCAGGATGGCGGTCTCGGAGGCGGCCCGAGTGGGCACCGTGGTTGGCACGGTCTCCGCCCTGGATCCGGACTCCACCAACAGTCCCATCAG ATACTCGATAGACCGCAACACGGACCTGGAGCGATTCTTCAACATCGAGGCGGCAACCGGGATCATCAGCACGGCCAAGCCTTTGGACCGAGAGCTCAACGCCGTGCACAACATCACCGTCCTCGCCGTCGAAAGCT tggACCCAACACAGGTTGGAAAAGGGGTCACTCTCATCACGGTGATGGACGTGAACGACAACGCCCCAGTCTTCGCTTTAGAATACGAGACGTTCCTGTGTGAGAACGGCGGTCCAGGCCAG GTCATCGAGACCATAAGTGCGGTGGACAAAGATGCGCCCCCTAGTGGCCATcgcttcttcttctctctgagCCCAGAGGCTGCTGGAAATCATAATTTCACCCTCCGCGACAACAAAG ACAACACCGCGTCTGTCCTGACCAAACGGGGAGCTTTTCAGAGACGTGAGCAGGCTGTGTACCGTCTCCCGGTGCTCATAGTGGACAGTGGCAGTCCGGCTCTCAGCAGCACCAACACTCTGTCCATACGCGTGTGCGACTGCGACCAGGACGGCACGCCGCACGCCTGCGGTTCTGAGGCCTTCCTGTTGTCGGCTGGACTCAGCACCGGAGCCCTCATGGCCATTCTGGCCTGCATCCTCACCCTGCTGG TGCTGGTGCTGCTGATCGTCACCGTGAGGCGGAGGAAGAAGGAGCCGCTGATCCTGGACGAGGACCGCGACGTGCGCGAGAACATCGTGCGCTACGACGACGAGGGC GGGGGCGAGGAAGACACCGAGGCCTTCGACATGGTGGCGCTACGCAACCTCAACGCGGCCCGCGACGGCAAAGCTCGGCGGGACGTCACGCCCGAGGTGCCCGCCCTCTACCTGTCGCGCCCGCCGCCGTACCGCCTGGCGCCCGACAGCGGCATCTTCCGCGAGTTCATATGGGAGCGGCTGAAGGAGGCCGACGTGGACCCGACGGCGCCTCCGTACGACTCGCTGCAGACGTACGCGTTCGAGGGCAGCGGCTCGGTGGCCGAGTCCCTCAGCTCGCTGGAGTCGCTCAGCTCGGACTCGGAGCAGAACTACGACTACCTCAGCGACTGGGGGCCGCGCTTCAAGAGACTCGCCGACCTTTACGGCCGTGCCGACAACGCCACGCCGTTCTCGTCCTAG